One stretch of Methyloversatilis sp. RAC08 DNA includes these proteins:
- a CDS encoding SOUL family heme-binding protein — MQSLTSFVSTRRGHGWRKLLVPALLLIGLSMPLHATEEPEYRVVRTFADFEVRQYAPYTVAEVVVPGPADEAGGQAFPILAGYIFGKNKGEKKFAMTAPVTQASAPAKLPMTAPVTQTASSAGFLVQFVLPGGVTAADAPEPLDARIQLRDVAAFEVAVIRYSGFWSESNYAEHLGKLQSALRAADMAWTGDPVFSRYDAPFKPWFMRRNEIWLRLPSQP; from the coding sequence ATGCAGTCCCTTACGTCCTTCGTATCCACCCGGCGCGGCCACGGCTGGCGCAAGCTGCTGGTCCCGGCACTCCTTCTGATCGGCCTTTCCATGCCCCTGCACGCCACGGAGGAACCCGAATACCGGGTGGTCCGCACATTCGCTGACTTCGAGGTGCGGCAATACGCCCCCTACACGGTGGCCGAGGTCGTTGTTCCCGGGCCCGCGGATGAAGCGGGCGGTCAGGCTTTCCCGATACTGGCGGGGTACATCTTCGGCAAGAACAAGGGTGAGAAGAAGTTCGCGATGACGGCGCCGGTTACCCAGGCTTCCGCGCCTGCGAAGCTGCCGATGACCGCTCCGGTCACCCAGACCGCCTCGTCTGCCGGCTTCCTCGTGCAGTTCGTGCTGCCCGGGGGCGTGACAGCGGCCGACGCGCCGGAGCCGCTGGATGCGCGCATCCAGCTCCGCGACGTGGCAGCCTTCGAGGTGGCCGTCATCCGCTACTCTGGTTTCTGGTCGGAATCGAACTACGCCGAGCATCTCGGAAAACTGCAGTCGGCATTGCGCGCCGCCGACATGGCATGGACCGGCGACCCGGTGTTCTCGCGCTACGACGCGCCATTCAAACCCTGGTTCATGCGGCGCAATGAAATCTGGTTGCGCCTGCCGTCGCAGCCGTGA
- a CDS encoding PEP-CTERM sorting domain-containing protein yields MRATLALAGALTTFSGASGAIDISVNFTAVTVVPYTFSQGRELMSIQLTEDTSFGRFLKSTVMIDGVFRKTGGKIAAPEPTVNYVHNLYLHMKVSPDYGGIYGEPQVFSAGNLIAEQQGDGTVRYYDGRPSQPYRIYLGSVAKIPGEIVVTEAPQARIDTVTVADPLAIRGDVEGAVVLRTNYSVVYAVDTFFDTSLGWLQNVSDTTALNAARTLREYVEGNSLHVAPSENKLYINVRGPRTPDNIRNDGTFTGFTVHTASPGILAYNVTLPDAATLDVPIAFIKNNIEATLDVAFEGESLMTFYGRDYLTDEIQMLSIDITGLEGRQGLLTFTVNTDGPDSAEIFVADNLSLRGFQVTALATAVPEPGTWALMMGGMALVGAVARRRIMQPQRSRVSEQGAA; encoded by the coding sequence GTGCGCGCCACGCTGGCGCTGGCAGGCGCCCTGACGACCTTCAGTGGTGCATCCGGTGCGATCGATATTTCGGTCAATTTCACCGCTGTCACGGTGGTTCCCTACACCTTCAGTCAGGGCAGGGAGTTGATGTCCATCCAGCTTACGGAAGACACGAGTTTCGGGCGCTTCTTGAAGTCGACCGTCATGATTGATGGCGTTTTCCGTAAGACCGGCGGCAAAATTGCCGCCCCCGAACCGACCGTCAACTACGTGCACAACCTTTACCTGCACATGAAGGTGTCGCCCGACTACGGTGGCATCTACGGCGAGCCGCAGGTGTTTTCCGCCGGTAACCTGATCGCCGAGCAGCAAGGCGACGGCACTGTCAGGTACTACGATGGGCGCCCCTCGCAGCCTTACCGGATCTATCTCGGCTCCGTCGCGAAGATACCGGGGGAAATCGTGGTGACCGAAGCGCCGCAGGCCCGCATCGACACGGTTACCGTCGCCGACCCGTTGGCGATCCGCGGTGACGTCGAAGGAGCCGTGGTCCTGCGCACGAACTACAGCGTCGTGTACGCCGTCGATACCTTCTTCGACACGTCCCTCGGCTGGCTGCAGAACGTATCGGACACCACTGCCTTGAACGCCGCGAGAACCCTTCGCGAATACGTCGAGGGCAACTCCCTGCACGTCGCACCGAGTGAGAACAAGCTGTACATCAACGTAAGGGGGCCGCGGACTCCCGACAACATCCGGAACGACGGCACCTTCACGGGTTTCACGGTGCATACCGCATCGCCGGGCATCCTGGCCTACAACGTCACGCTGCCGGACGCCGCCACGCTCGACGTTCCGATCGCCTTCATCAAGAACAATATCGAGGCCACGCTGGATGTCGCGTTCGAAGGTGAATCCCTGATGACCTTTTATGGCCGCGATTACCTGACGGACGAGATCCAGATGCTCAGCATCGACATCACCGGACTCGAAGGCAGGCAGGGTCTGCTGACCTTCACGGTCAACACCGATGGCCCGGACAGTGCGGAAATCTTCGTGGCCGACAATCTCAGCCTGCGGGGTTTCCAGGTCACTGCGCTGGCGACCGCAGTGCCGGAACCCGGCACATGGGCCTTGATGATGGGCGGGATGGCGCTGGTCGGTGCTGTGGCGCGTCGCCGAATCATGCAGCCGCAACGCAGCCGCGTGTCAGAACAGGGCGCAGCCTGA